Proteins from a genomic interval of Caldicellulosiruptor diazotrophicus:
- the sigG gene encoding RNA polymerase sporulation sigma factor SigG, whose product MNKVEICGVNTSTLPILSHEEKLELLKRMKEGDKEARRIFIEGNLRLVLSVVQKFANRGENLDDLFQVGCIGLIKAIDNFDLSQNVKFSTYAVPMIIGEIRRYLRDNNSMRISRSLKDTAYKALKIKEKYISNNQKEPTLEEIAKELSITKEDLVFALDSIQEPISLYEPVFQDSTDTMYVVEKLCDHKSCESVWLEEISLKDALSKLTKREKEILYLRYYKGKTQMEVAKIVGISQAQVSRIEKSAIGHIKKYI is encoded by the coding sequence TTGAATAAAGTAGAAATTTGTGGTGTAAATACATCAACACTCCCCATTTTGAGCCATGAAGAAAAACTTGAACTTTTGAAAAGAATGAAAGAAGGGGACAAAGAAGCACGAAGGATTTTTATCGAAGGGAATTTGAGACTTGTTTTAAGCGTTGTACAAAAATTTGCTAACAGGGGCGAGAATTTAGACGATTTGTTCCAGGTTGGGTGTATTGGTCTTATAAAGGCAATCGATAATTTTGACCTTTCTCAGAATGTAAAATTTTCGACTTATGCAGTGCCAATGATAATCGGTGAGATAAGAAGATATTTAAGGGATAACAACTCTATGAGAATTTCGAGGTCTTTGAAAGATACAGCCTATAAAGCTTTAAAAATAAAAGAAAAATATATAAGTAATAACCAAAAAGAACCCACATTAGAAGAGATAGCTAAAGAACTCTCAATAACCAAAGAAGATCTTGTTTTTGCACTTGATTCAATTCAAGAACCTATATCTCTTTATGAACCAGTGTTTCAAGATAGTACTGATACAATGTATGTTGTGGAAAAGCTATGTGATCACAAATCATGTGAAAGTGTTTGGCTTGAGGAGATATCGCTCAAAGATGCTCTCTCAAAACTCACAAAACGTGAAAAAGAGATATTGTATTTGCGTTATTATAAAGGAAAAACTCAGATGGAGGTAGCAAAAATTGTGGGAATTTCACAGGCACAGGTGTCAAGAATTGAAAAAAGTGCGATAGGACATATCAAGAAGTATATCTAA
- a CDS encoding sigma-E processing peptidase SpoIIGA, whose translation MIIYADVYILENLVINYFILLVTSYLLKENVNSFKIIVMSILGAFYSLFQFYKPLQLLYSPIGKIIVSAFFVYFTFLPKNFFGFIRQFLSFYLVTIMFGGMGFFLYYISENSIEYSFQLKLRNVLLAIGVSLIVFKLSYELIIKMVYKDSLIRYIRFRINQLEYSCVGYIDTGNNLKEPFSGKPVVIVERNLLGMEEEEKDISSKDLEKLQKVFGSKIVLIPYNSIGQEHGVLVGVIPDEFYVSENKNTWVKKDVAIALYDKKISNRYSALLGPDLI comes from the coding sequence ATGATTATTTATGCAGATGTATATATATTAGAAAATTTGGTTATAAATTATTTTATTCTACTTGTAACGTCATATTTACTTAAAGAAAATGTAAACAGTTTTAAGATTATTGTTATGAGTATACTTGGAGCTTTTTATTCGCTATTTCAATTTTATAAGCCTTTACAGCTATTATATTCTCCGATTGGGAAAATTATTGTTTCAGCTTTCTTTGTATATTTTACCTTTTTGCCTAAAAATTTTTTTGGATTTATTAGACAATTTCTTAGTTTTTATCTTGTTACAATCATGTTTGGAGGAATGGGATTTTTTCTATATTATATTTCAGAAAATAGTATTGAATACTCTTTTCAGCTCAAGTTGAGGAACGTACTACTTGCGATTGGTGTTTCACTAATTGTGTTCAAGTTATCATATGAGCTTATAATCAAAATGGTTTACAAAGATTCACTCATTAGGTATATAAGATTCAGGATAAATCAATTAGAGTATAGCTGTGTTGGATATATAGATACAGGCAATAACTTAAAAGAACCTTTTTCTGGCAAACCTGTTGTAATTGTTGAAAGAAATCTACTTGGAATGGAAGAAGAAGAGAAAGACATATCTTCAAAGGACCTTGAAAAACTCCAAAAAGTTTTTGGTAGCAAAATTGTTTTGATACCTTACAATTCAATTGGTCAGGAACATGGGGTTTTAGTAGGGGTTATTCCAGATGAGTTTTATGTTTCAGAAAACAAAAATACATGGGTAAAGAAAGATGTGGCTATTGCCTTGTATGACAAGAAAATTTCGAACAGGTACTCAGCACTTCTTGGTCCTGATCTGATTTAA
- the sigE gene encoding RNA polymerase sporulation sigma factor SigE: MRLESNILQYVLKILKKLGFSFSKSQLMEIFYVGGCDTLPPPLTPDEEAQILYKIHYQGKEELKKLLIERNLRLVVYIARRFENTKINLEDLVSIGTIGLIKAINTYNPNKNIKLATYASKCIENEILMFLRRNSSKKLELSIDEPLNVDWDGNELLLSDVLGTDTEEIYNRIESNVEKEALLQAIKKLPSREKKIVELRFGFGDGGEKTQKEVADMLGISQSYISRLEKKIITRLKKELAKII, translated from the coding sequence ATGAGACTTGAGTCTAATATCCTGCAATATGTGTTAAAAATATTGAAAAAACTTGGTTTTTCATTTTCAAAAAGCCAGTTAATGGAGATTTTTTATGTTGGTGGATGTGATACACTTCCACCACCGCTTACACCTGACGAAGAGGCGCAGATTTTATACAAGATTCACTACCAAGGAAAAGAAGAATTAAAGAAGCTTTTAATAGAAAGGAATTTGAGGCTGGTTGTCTATATTGCGAGAAGATTTGAAAATACAAAGATTAATCTTGAAGACCTTGTTTCAATAGGTACAATAGGTTTGATTAAAGCAATAAATACATATAATCCAAACAAGAATATAAAACTTGCTACTTATGCTTCAAAATGTATTGAGAATGAAATTCTGATGTTTTTGAGACGAAATTCGAGCAAGAAACTTGAATTGTCAATAGATGAGCCACTAAATGTAGATTGGGATGGCAACGAACTTTTGCTTTCTGATGTTCTGGGGACTGATACAGAAGAAATTTACAACAGGATTGAGAGTAATGTAGAAAAAGAAGCACTTTTGCAAGCAATTAAAAAGCTTCCATCAAGGGAAAAAAAGATTGTTGAATTGAGATTTGGATTTGGAGATGGTGGAGAAAAGACCCAAAAAGAGGTTGCTGATATGCTGGGGATATCACAAAGCTATATTTCGAGATTGGAAAAAAAGATTATAACAAGACTTAAAAAAGAGCTGGCAAAAATTATATAA
- the ftsZ gene encoding cell division protein FtsZ — protein MISFDTEKMTVAQLKVIGVGGAGNNAVNRMIDVGVSGVEFIAVNTDKQALQRSKAHYKIQIGEKITKGLGAGADPEIGRKAAEESKEDIAQVLKGADMVFITAGMGGGTGTGASPVVAEIAKELGILTVAVVTRPFKSEGAKRRVNAEKGIEELKKIVDTIIIVPNDRLFMLSTNKSLKISDAFRMADDVLRQGVQGISDIILNAGLINVDFADVKAIMMNKGYAHMGIGKAKGDEKVLKALEQAINSPLLETSIKGAKGVLVNYTGNPEELLLDEIERANELISSEADENVNFIMGIVFNEEMKDEVQVTVIATGFDTTNEESSSAQVNKAPMQKMGNLQNLFQDDDIFEIPIFLKNKK, from the coding sequence ATGATTAGTTTTGACACAGAAAAAATGACTGTTGCACAATTGAAAGTTATTGGTGTTGGTGGTGCAGGAAATAATGCAGTCAATAGAATGATTGATGTTGGCGTATCGGGAGTAGAGTTCATAGCAGTTAATACCGACAAGCAGGCTCTTCAACGCTCAAAAGCGCATTATAAGATTCAGATAGGTGAGAAAATTACAAAAGGACTTGGAGCGGGGGCTGACCCTGAAATTGGAAGAAAAGCTGCAGAGGAGAGTAAAGAGGATATAGCTCAGGTTTTAAAGGGAGCGGACATGGTATTTATTACAGCAGGAATGGGTGGCGGGACGGGTACTGGAGCTTCACCTGTTGTTGCTGAGATAGCAAAAGAGCTGGGGATATTGACTGTTGCTGTTGTTACAAGACCGTTTAAAAGTGAAGGTGCAAAGCGAAGAGTCAACGCAGAAAAAGGAATAGAAGAACTTAAGAAGATTGTAGATACAATAATTATTGTCCCAAATGATAGACTATTTATGCTTTCCACCAATAAAAGTCTTAAAATCTCAGATGCATTCAGAATGGCTGATGATGTGCTAAGACAGGGTGTTCAAGGAATTTCTGATATCATATTGAATGCGGGGCTAATAAATGTGGATTTTGCAGATGTAAAGGCTATTATGATGAATAAGGGATATGCACACATGGGAATAGGCAAGGCTAAAGGTGATGAAAAGGTACTCAAAGCTTTAGAGCAGGCAATCAACAGCCCGCTTCTTGAGACTTCAATAAAAGGAGCAAAAGGTGTTCTTGTAAACTACACAGGAAATCCAGAAGAATTACTTCTTGATGAGATTGAAAGAGCGAATGAGCTTATTTCTTCGGAGGCTGATGAGAATGTTAACTTTATAATGGGGATTGTTTTCAATGAAGAAATGAAAGACGAGGTTCAAGTTACTGTCATTGCAACAGGATTTGACACAACCAATGAAGAATCGTCATCTGCTCAAGTTAATAAAGCTCCGATGCAAAAGATGGGCAATCTTCAAAATCTGTTCCAAGATGATGACATATTTGAAATTCCAATATTCTTGAAAAATAAAAAATAA
- a CDS encoding small basic family protein: MIVLVIALLIGILIGLFIPISIPQDYSSYVAVGLLAALDSIFGALKSNLKGDFKIDIFISGFVGNTLIAMLLAYMGDMLGIPLYQAAVVAFGVRIFQNFGEMRRSILIKNKSFSKEEKNQ, encoded by the coding sequence ATGATAGTACTTGTAATTGCTCTTTTAATTGGTATATTAATAGGACTTTTTATTCCAATAAGTATTCCTCAGGATTATTCATCTTATGTTGCAGTTGGTCTTCTTGCAGCACTTGACTCTATATTTGGTGCTCTGAAATCAAATTTAAAGGGTGACTTCAAGATAGATATATTCATTTCTGGATTTGTTGGCAATACATTAATAGCCATGCTTCTTGCTTATATGGGTGACATGCTTGGTATTCCGCTGTACCAAGCAGCGGTTGTGGCTTTTGGTGTCAGGATTTTTCAAAATTTTGGGGAAATGCGAAGAAGCATTTTAATAAAAAATAAGAGTTTTTCTAAGGAGGAGAAAAACCAATGA
- a CDS encoding DUF881 domain-containing protein, which produces MKVKIKKPTGGQVAIAILLLVLGILMSMQIKSVRQSNELKNLEKARAIELAEQINKLREENVSLRQQIYDYEKKIKEYQDSAASISKTTELLKEELDKVKILAGLTDVEGPGIIITLDDSKIPAQPNVDPNSFLLHDSDILQVINELRAAGAEAIAINDQRVVSTTEIRCAGPTISINNTRYSAPYIIKAIGDPKILKNSLEMRGGIIDLLKEFSIGVKIEEASKVVIPRYTGSLKFNYAKIRSEGS; this is translated from the coding sequence ATGAAGGTGAAGATTAAAAAACCGACAGGTGGACAGGTTGCCATTGCTATTTTGCTTTTGGTTTTAGGGATATTAATGTCAATGCAAATTAAAAGTGTTAGACAAAGTAATGAACTAAAAAATTTAGAAAAAGCAAGAGCCATTGAACTTGCTGAACAGATAAACAAGCTTAGAGAAGAAAATGTGAGTCTTCGCCAGCAGATTTATGATTATGAGAAAAAAATCAAAGAATATCAGGACTCAGCAGCAAGTATTAGCAAAACTACAGAACTTTTAAAAGAAGAGCTTGATAAAGTCAAGATTTTAGCTGGGCTCACAGATGTAGAAGGACCAGGTATAATTATTACACTTGATGACAGCAAAATACCTGCCCAACCCAATGTTGATCCAAACAGTTTTCTGCTACATGATTCTGACATTTTGCAGGTTATAAACGAACTTCGGGCAGCAGGAGCTGAAGCAATAGCGATAAATGACCAGAGAGTAGTTTCAACAACTGAGATCAGATGTGCAGGACCAACTATTAGTATAAACAACACAAGGTATTCTGCCCCGTACATAATAAAAGCAATTGGTGATCCTAAGATTCTTAAAAATTCTCTTGAGATGCGGGGAGGTATCATAGACCTTTTAAAGGAATTTTCTATAGGGGTTAAGATTGAAGAAGCTTCAAAAGTTGTAATTCCACGTTATACTGGAAGTTTAAAATTCAATTACGCAAAGATAAGAAGTGAAGGAAGCTGA
- a CDS encoding cell division protein FtsQ/DivIB, producing the protein MGRLSVKISVLLMLGVTFTLLIFNLDYFEVKNFSIHNLQRVKKNDIIKIIQQYQNQNILSVNTKDIKHKLLENPEIEDVVIKRKLPDTLLIYVNEKSTVGLIKYLNSYIEIDKKGYVIRIEGDLPQNSIVFEGLKVVQATVGKKIVVTDEILLQRAIEVAQGLLRFNALKVFKIEKVILLLKNVSDLQLKMDKLTIKLGDGSDIDYKLRLLKSVYDKLPKNVEGIITLNSNGIATFSPDTGEDN; encoded by the coding sequence ATGGGTAGATTGAGTGTAAAGATTAGTGTATTATTAATGTTAGGAGTTACATTTACTCTTTTAATTTTTAATTTGGACTACTTTGAGGTAAAAAATTTCAGTATACATAATTTGCAAAGAGTTAAAAAAAATGATATTATAAAGATAATACAGCAATATCAAAACCAGAACATATTGAGTGTAAACACAAAAGATATAAAACACAAACTATTGGAAAATCCAGAAATAGAAGATGTTGTAATAAAGAGAAAGCTGCCTGATACACTTTTAATATATGTGAATGAAAAGAGTACAGTTGGACTTATAAAATATTTAAATTCGTATATAGAAATTGATAAAAAAGGGTATGTAATAAGAATAGAAGGAGATTTACCGCAAAATTCGATTGTGTTTGAAGGTCTAAAAGTGGTTCAAGCAACAGTGGGTAAGAAAATTGTTGTTACAGATGAAATACTTTTGCAGAGAGCAATTGAAGTAGCTCAAGGTCTTTTACGTTTTAATGCGTTAAAGGTTTTTAAAATAGAAAAAGTCATTTTGCTTTTAAAAAATGTTAGTGACCTTCAACTTAAAATGGACAAGCTAACTATAAAACTTGGAGACGGGTCAGATATAGATTACAAATTAAGACTTTTGAAAAGTGTGTATGATAAATTACCAAAAAATGTTGAAGGGATTATTACACTAAATTCTAATGGTATCGCCACGTTCAGTCCAGATACTGGGGAGGACAATTGA